The Vanrija pseudolonga chromosome 1, complete sequence genomic sequence CGGTCAAGGTCTCGGtcggtctcggcctcgcccaaGACCTCTGCAAGTACGGTGTCAAGAACCTCcccggtggcggtggcgcctCCTCTTCGGCCCCCCCTGCCAGCTCGGCCCCCCCTGCTAGCTCCGGcggccccgcccccaccactgGTGGCCCTGCTCCCACCACCGGCGGCCCTGCCCCCACCACTGGcggccccgcccccaccactgGCGGCCCTGCCCCCACCACCGGTgcccccgcctcgagcggcggcgccaacccCACCtgcaagcccaagcccaagcgccgccgccttgctgGTGCCCTCTAAGTCGCTCCTTCGTCGCAATACGTGGCCAcaggacaacgacgacgcccaaACGAGTAGAGAACTGGTTTCTCTGCCACCGACGTTCGTTTCTGTACAACCCCCCACACTCTACCAAATTGCAGAAATCAatcgcctcgccgcctcggcagctcctccttggaCGATGGCTCTTCTTCTTTTACAGTAAATGAACGTGTATGCAAACATGTCGCATCATTCTTTCGCaccaccgcagcagcagatcAGATATCTCGGCGCAGCCGAGTCGCTCTTCCGATCTCGCTGCTTGTTTCTAACGTGATCGTCCCTTCGCAGTCTCGACACAGTTGCGATGAGCAGCAAAAgcggaggggaggggaaggggggaaCATGGAAACAGAGGGGGTACCGGGGGCGCCGGGGATGGGACGGACCAGTGTTTGCAGCCCACCTTGGCTCGAAAAGTGGCAGTGCGCACTCTTGCCTCAGTGAGCTTGGTGCCACGCTATCAAGGATGGGGGCGACGGATTTCTCGATCAATCAGGCAGTCCGTTGTCTGCTGAAACCGGGCGTACCTACAATACCCACTTCCCCCTTCATTCAAGCTCCTGAACCCAAGGGGCATGTGTCTCTGTCTCTTGGACccaccaacgccgccgccgccgcatgcaTCGGCGTCACGGCGAAACGGCCTGCGACAGACTCAACACCAGGCACATGGTGGTTATCCGGGGGTGAACTTCCATTGACACTGCCCGAGGTCTTAGTCCGACTAGTGGCCTCGGACGTCATAGACCACGCTCGCATGGCTCGCAATACCCAGCGTCAATGTCGTGGGACACCGAGGGCTCGCTTCGGCTCCTATCCCCTCACACACTGCATCTCCGTCGGACCGACCGCCTCTGCCTGCTGGCTGGTTCTCGGACACTCGCACTCCGCAGGTGCTCGGACACCGTCGCCGTAGTGGTGGAAACACGGTGTAGTGGCTCTTAGTTCTCACACAAGAGGCACTGGTCCGACCCATACCGCACATTTGGGCCGCTGCTCACACCcactgacgccgacgacgtgttATTATTGCCCACTTACTCGGCATCTTAGATGTCGCCTTGTGCTGCGTATCTGATGCAAGGCATGCAGGTGgccgagtgcgagtgcgCAAGGGAATGGTATAAAGGAGCGTGAGGCTCGCCCCCTAACAATGCTCATCGGACAACGCACAAGTCTTCGCCACTCGAGTCCTCCTCAAAATGAAGTTCAACGCAGTTGCCTTTAccctcctcgctgtcctTGCTGCCGGTGCCAATGCCCAAGAGGCAGCGGCTGGTagtggcagtggcgccgccgccactcccTCGGCTGGCGGTTCGACCGGTGCCCCCTCGGCCGGTGCCAGCGGCAGTGTGGCTCCCTCCGGCGACGCGTCAAGtggcgcgccgtccgcctcAGCCCCCGCAACTGGTGCACCCTCGGCATCTGGCACCGCCGCGTCAGGCTCTGGTGCTGCGACTGGGGCTCCCTCGGGCTCGGGTAGCGCCGCTCCTTCTGGGGGAGCTtccggcagcgccgcgccgtctgGGGGAGCTTCCGGCAGCGCCTctgcctcgggctcggctgTCGCCTCGGGTTCTGGCGTCCCATCTGGCGCGGGTTCATCGGGCTCAGGAGCTCCGTCTGCCTCAGGCGgtgccagcggcggcgtcacgacTGGCGGCGTAGCCCCCACCGGCGGTAGCGGTGGCGCAACGActggcgacgtcgcgcccacgggcggcagtggtggcCGCTCTGCGGCaccctcgggctcgggcggtggccaccacacccacgcgACCCACACGCACAAGAGCAAGACCAAGCACCCCAAGACTACCAAGACGTGcaagaagcccaagaagaCCAAGTCGAAGACTTCGCACGCGCCCAAGCCGaccggcggctcgggcggcggcggctcgggtggtggtggctcgggtggtggtggctctggcggcggcggatctggcggcggtggatccggtggtggtggatctggcagtggtggtggagccGGGGGCATCACGTACCCCGTCCCCTCCGGCGCTGCCACTGGCGCACCTGCCCCCTCTGGCGCTGCCTCTGGCGCATCTGCTCCCTCCGGCGCTGCCTCGGGCACGTCTGCCCCCTCCGGCGCTGCCTCGGGCACGTCTGCCCCCTCCGGTGCAACCTCGGGCACAGCAGTGCCCACAGGCTCGTCCGGAGGCGCGGCGTCAGGCTCCGCAGCCCCGACGGGCGctgcgagcggggcgagcggggctcccgcgggctcgggcgcgagcgcctctGGCGGTGCCGCGACTGGTAGTGGCTCGGCTGCCTCCGCCCCGTCGGGGTCGGGTGCGGGCACCGGTTCGTCCGGCGCTGCGCCTACTGGTGCATCGGCCGCTCCCACCGgtgcctccgccgcgccttCTGGCGCCTCAGCTTCCGGGtctgcggcgccggcgggcagcgcTGCTCCCCCAGTGCGCAGGAAGCGTCTCCTTCCCATCGCGCTCTGAGCAGCCCGATCCCATCGGCGTTCCGGTCCGCCAGCCATGATATGATAATCTCATGTGGATAGTCGGCTCTGGTGCCGGGTCTGACACCGGACAGGACATTGTCACTCTTCCTATTGTATGTAGTGTCTGAATGAAAGAAGTATACCATAGAGCGGGATTGGcccggcacgccgagcggggcgacgAGTCACCGGCGTACGTGCCGGTATCGAAGGCACCGCACACGGTCCGACGGCGTTCCGGGAGGAGAGCCGAGGTTGTGGTCAGCAAGTGCAATGGTCTTGATGGTGTCGGGGGGTCTGCCGTGCCCACCGGGTTACGCACCGAGCAATCGTGGCGCGAGTCACTCACCGGGTGCTCACCGACAACAATGGTCGCCACGCCCGTCCGTCCGAACGCACGGACCGAGCACCGGGTGACTCGTGCCAGGTCAAGTGAACATGTGCTGCGTCTCGAGCGGCGAGAGGGGCGTTCGGTCCGGCATCCATGGGTGGTGCCAGCTGACGGATgcacggccgaggcgagccaACCTGCGCCAGGTGCCATGtgaggcgacgaggcgccgcggcgccgattcgccgcgcgccgtccctGGCTGGAATACGACCGAAGAGAGCCGTGGACAGCTGACGCGAGCAACGACGGTCATTCGCCAAGCCCAGATTCTCTAGCCGCCCCTCACGTGCGCCAAGCTGCGGTGTCTGGTGCGGAGGCGATCAGCTGTCCCGGCAGCTGCTGGGTCGGGCATGTACCGaggggcaaggcaaggccACGGTGTGGATGGAGGCAAGTGGCATTTCGGCGCCGAACCTCAGGGGCCGAACCTCCGAGGCGAGTCAGTCGGCAGGTTGGCTTACCTGCCGGCGTTCGCTCTGCTTTCGCTTGTGCTTGCTCTTCACGCCACCTCTCTGGCAGAACACGGAACATACGGCCCCCGGACCGACGCCAAGCCAGCGATACGAGATCTGTAGTGGACGTAGAGGGGCGCGCGAGGATGCGGGGGACCAAGAGGCAGTCGCCTGGCCCCGGATCAGCcagccggccgacgagcgcgagcccagcgggccgcggcgtcgcggcgccgtgggGCATAATTTTATGCGATGCGGGCAGCGGTGTTGACAAGTATTAAATGTTGTGTCGCGGAGCGGGTCTTGGACACTATCACAGCCCAAACTTGAAGTACTGGACAATGtcgcaccacccaccctccGACGACAAGCTCCCCGTCGAGCAGATCGACGACCTGGAGAGCGCCAAGGGACCCCGGTACAAGGCCAACACACAGCTCGATGACGCGGCCAAGATCCTCGCTGAGGCTGGCAACTTTGAGGCCTCGCTCGAGGACCGGAAGCGCGTCCTGCGCCGCATCGACATCTACGTGTGTGAGTTGAGCGGTTGACTGGAACGGAAGGTGAAAGCTGAAGGACGACCTTAGGCATCCCCATGTGCCTCGTCTACttcctccagcagctcgacaaATCGTCCCTCTCCTACGCGGCAGTGTTCGACCTCCAGAAGGAGACAGGCCTCCACGGCACCCAGTTCTCGTGGCTCACGTCCATCGTCTACATCCTCCAGCTGGTCACGCAGCCGCTGTCGTCCTACTCGCTCATCGCCTTCCCCGTCAAGTACTGGGTCGTGTTCAACATGGTCTCGTGGTCGATCGtcacggccgcgacgagcgccgcgaagAACTTTACGGGCCTGATCATCTGCCGTGCGCTGCTTGGTTTCTTCGAGGCGACCATCCTGCCGTCGTGTGTCCTGATCAGTGCGTCGAGCCGACCTTCCACGGTCCTGTCGTAGGTAGCTAACCCTGCCCCAGCCCAGATGTGGTGGACTCGCCGCGAGCAGTCGTACCGCACCATCGCGTACCAGATCGCCAACTCGATGGCGGCCATCTGGGGCCCGCTCCTGTCCTACGGCATCGGCCACGTCAACTCGGGCATCAGGCCGTACCAGGGCATCTTCCTCTTCATGGGCTGCctgtcgctcgcgctcgcccccgTCGTCTGGTGGCTCCTGCCCAACTCGCCCACGACGGCCCGCTTCCTCCGCCACGGTAACGACCGCCTGAttgccctcgagcgcctccgTGAGAACAACACGGGCACCAAGTCGTCCAAGATCAAGTGGTCCCAG encodes the following:
- the SPCC757.13_8 gene encoding putative transporter — its product is MSHHPPSDDKLPVEQIDDLESAKGPRYKANTQLDDAAKILAEAGNFEASLEDRKRVLRRIDIYVCIPMCLVYFLQQLDKSSLSYAAVFDLQKETGLHGTQFSWLTSIVYILQLVTQPLSSYSLIAFPVKYWVVFNMVSWSIVTAATSAAKNFTGLIICRALLGFFEATILPSCVLITQMWWTRREQSYRTIAYQIANSMAAIWGPLLSYGIGHVNSGIRPYQGIFLFMGCLSLALAPVVWWLLPNSPTTARFLRHGNDRLIALERLRENNTGTKSSKIKWSQVWETYRDPKTWMWAGMFICCSTPSGGFGTFGGLITKGFGFNSFHSVLMQMPTGVIGIIVLLISIYVTNRYKLRFPVVAVLCIFPIAGATALTQVNRKNTNGLLASYYVAQMFTGLQPLLFSWANLNAAGTTKRVVTTATMFVFQCAGNVIGPQVYLSHEAPVYLTGLYVDIACWCMLLILALSMGVYLNYLNKRKEAQRVAMGLPANLKDMSIMTTEEADAYRKELSERLAAEGFDESRLWGQAFDDMTDFENPMFAYVL